The Anastrepha obliqua isolate idAnaObli1 chromosome 5, idAnaObli1_1.0, whole genome shotgun sequence DNA window ctggttttaatttttttccaaatacttCAATAATTTTCACTCCATTTTAAATTCACTAGAAGACACAATTTTTTACttagttaaaaatatgttttccaactttatttcttgtttctttttatttcgtaattttcattcagataaaatttttgagcttttttttttaattaaaaatattttttcccattttgttttcattgtcgGCTTAAGCTGTGAATATCTTTACAAATAATTcaattgaatgtaaaatttaatttaatttaaaaaagacaaaattttttaactggttttcaatttttttttggtttgttttttgttttttttttctttgagctcaaaatattttttcattttcattgtcAGTTTaagtttagaatattttttccaagcacttcgataattttcattaaatttaaaattcaagaaaataccaaatttttcaaggggtgttgttttgtttttttagttacaaatatttttttctaatttccctTTTTGTTTCCTGTTATTTCGTAATTTTCATTCAGACATAATTTTTgaactgatttttttaattaaaattaattccaatATTGTTTCTTGTTTTCTGTTACTTTTGCTGTTAATTTccagttaaataaaatttttaatttatttttgttttgtttttttttttttttgagttcgaAAAacgaatacgaaaaaaaatgttcccattttgctttcattttcatttaatgtCAACTTCAATgcgtaacaaaattaaaaataaaaaactttaaaactacaACGCCCCCTACTTCCAAAGTGCATGCACGCAAGCCTTGTTGTGGCAAATTGCCATCGTTGCACACTCAACTTTATTGCTCCATTGGTCCTATCCCACAACATATGGCTATAAATCACTGACACCGCACATTTCTACATATCTTACAATGTCCATACATTGTAGGCACATTTCACAGGACATTCAATCATAGCTTTTCACATCCTTTTGCATGCCGTGGCATAAATATAAACTTGCAATGTGGCgccttcataaatattttacaatgcaACCATTCAAACACCCACCCCTTCATCGATTGTGATTGAATGAAAGGCGGGGGAAATTGAAACAagcatacattcacacatacatgcatacatatgtagattcaTCTGTTGATGGATATTTATTTATGGCTTCATGCATAGTTTATTCTTTTCTTTGGTTCTTTtcattgtccaaaacaaaatttatgtcaTTACAAATTTGTCCAATTGATAACTTTATGACAACACTTCCACAATAAATGTTTCAACAACGTgttgcaaacaaaaatattcataaattgaaTGGGATATTATTGGGCAATAAAGTGAAGAAATAATGACGTTATGGGAATGTCATGCAGTTTTatgaatattgaaatattttttatttatttatgcacagTCGGAATCTGGTTGCCGGGTTTTCGTTTCGCTGAGATTTATTTgtagaaatttaatattcagaCAGAGGAATAGGAGCTACTTCTTTTTTTGAATACGCGAActacatatgtaaaaaaagaatGGCCATAGATTGGGATCCTCGGGGAAGCAGCAGTCGCGACCGGACAAAGTACACCTAGAAAAGATTCAtacgtgaattttttatatacatacatttttcatgATATTGTGAATTTTCTCCATATTAGAAGTGAAGGTCGTCGGAACTGccaattttgtgtaaattttttcatCTGAGTATTCGCTGCCAAACCATTAGTGGCTAGTCTTAAAGAAAAGCACATTGCGATGCTATTTCAATAGTCAATATTTACTTAGCCATCCGAACTCTGGATATGAGCACACAACTAACTCCTTGTCTTACACGTCAGCTTTGTCTCACCAACTGCATGGCATATTGCGCCGCCTTTCTAAAACAATTTAACACTTAGACAATTTTCACTCTCTTAGGCAACCAAACACTTGCTTTTGTTTTCAGTTTCCAAAAGTACGAGTTCCTCGTAATAACTCCCTTTGCATGCTTGCCATGCGACGTTTTCCTCGAAATTCCCAAGTAACCCTCACAATTTTTCGAACATTTAGTTTTCATTGTACGCCCGCAGTactaaaaacaatacaaaatcaCTGTTTCATGCTAGAGAACGAAATTCCATTTAATTGCCATTAAATTCCCTCAAAAGCGCAGTAAATCTTTTTCAGTTCTGGGAATTTTTTAGCTCACGCAAAGCATTGCGATTGTATTCTCGTCCACAATCAACTACACATTTGAACGACTATGTTGTAAATTGAGTGCATAAAGAGAGCATTACACTGCAACTAGCTCTGAACTAGTACACTTTTGTGATCTTTTGTACTAGTTTGCCAGTTTCGAGAATTTTTACTAGACcgccaaaaatattgaaaatttgaaaggaTAAGTTATTAAAGATAATTCGAAagagatgaaaataaaaattttatcattgCAGTGCATAGAATTTAGTCAGATCCGATAACATCTAACCAAAGCATTCCAGTgtgggtatttatttatttatttgtttatcaaatACACAACTAAAAATTAGTGGTACCAacctttttttcgattgctttctCGCTATTCTTATTTTAGGCATAAGCCTTCTTGTTTGACATTTCTATAGGGCTTAGTtcgaaaaatcaacgaaaaataCCAagattggaaattaaaaaaaacaagtgagaaaaaaatagataagCGAGTTTGGAAATCTCAATCGATGAAAATCTGCGTAGCTGCACAGAATCCTGTGTTTAAAACCCACTGCGGGCATTAGACATCAAAATAAAGAAGATGGTAGTATATGCTTCAGATAGTTGTTACTTCTCGTTAAGCAAACTCAAACTTTCGACTACAATACACGCAATCGAAACAATCGATTACTCGGACGAAGCTCACAGCTTTTGGCTATCCAGAAACACTTATCACAACTAGGAAGATAAGGTCCGTGTAAGTTCTTTAATCCTTCGTTGGACAccctttttaaaaccttcggttggacaCCCGAGTCTgaccttttttcgtcctgttcaaggatcttttttaaaaggttatattcataaatcgatagaaaattaagttTCAGGAAGCTacttggaagctcaagtcgttagccaTAATAAAAATAGCTCTCCCAGCGGTGGATTAGGACCGAAAATATTATGTActctattttaaatattttagtagtTCAAATGGTGGTTCAATGGAGGGTCCGAAGGAAGAAACTTGATGCTACCCcctaaaaatttgattttttattttgacgccTTTTGACGTTCTATTAAACAGTGACTCTTACAGACGCaacctgaaaacaaaaaaataaaaaacaagacacaattttttacaGACTAATACTCTTTAATCTCCTCCTTTAATTTATCTCCACAAATGTTCAGGGGtctaatttggaaaaaaaaaatttgaaaaaaaagaaacaaagttgTTTTTTTACCACCCTAATGGGAACTAAATTTCTCTTCACAAATGTTCAGGTgactaatttgtaaaaaaaaacattatttttaaaatagtgtaaaacatattaaaaaaatgtatataatatttttgttttgtaccaccctaatatatatgcatgtccacatacaagattttatttttgctactaTTTCACTGACAAATTGAATTTGACATTGCTGAAAATTTTGTAACACTTGATGCGAATTAAATTTCCCTTTAAAAATGCTCAGGTgtaaaacaaaagttttaaaaaatgttacaaatattttaaaaataaaaaaagtcttaaaaaattaataatatatttttagacCACCCTAATGCGAATTAAATTTCTCTTCACAAATGTTCAGGtgtcttaatttaaaaaaaaggagtaaaaaaaattaaaaaattatataatttttttttgtaccatcctaatgaatatataatatatatatatatgtgcatatacacaattttatttttattgctttttcacTGACGAATTGGATTTGACATTACTGAAAATTTCGTTTCACTTGATTCGAATTATATGTCCCTTCATAAATGTCCAGATGtctaatttgtaaaaaaagagacttgaaaagtgttaagaaaatttaaaaacaaaaaacaaaacgtttttaaaaataaaaaaaaaaattcgaaaaaaaaaattaaaaacattttcgttTTAGACCACCCTAATGCGAATAAACTTCCTCTCCACAAATGTTCAGGtgtcttatttttaaaaacttgttaaaaaattcagaaataaattttaaataatattttttatgatcatCCTAatgtttgttattattgttgattTTCATTGACGAGATTCCTAAATCAATTTGGCATTGCCGAAATATTCGTAACACTTGATGCGAACTAGAAATGTTTAGATTTTCCCTAGAGGGTATTCCCATATTCCTTGTTACTTGGGtatggaattaaaaacaaatgcaattcTTCATATGTATGCGAAATGCTGCCAGTTtggctgtaaaatatttacgatTTCATTAAGCTTTCCCTTTTAGCAACTCACTTATTTGCACTCTGCATAAGAGCCATCAGAATTACAGTTGCTAATTTCCCTGAAGTGTTGTGCCATGGCAAAATAACGTCCATAAAAAGGGCCAATGTGCTTTAAGAGCAgaatgttgcatgcaacaaaaaatttagaacagCAACCAAATATAGAGCGAAGTGGaataaccaaatattttttggttggACAATGTATCAGCCATCCAGGGCGCATCTGTtgacaaatatatacaaatgtatgtgtgtgcatgtatttgtgcGAGTGTTAACTTGTcacttttatgcaaaattaacaCTGTTTTGTTGCTGTGTTCTTCTCTTACAGTTTTACTATGTACTCTGTGTCTGTTTGTTGTCGTGCAATGTTGTGCGCGCCTCCTTCTCCCACCTGCAAGCGATCGATTTCTCGCAactgcaacagcaacagaaaTCATCACTTacccaacaacagcaacaggacCAGCAATCGTCAGAGCAAACCGACACCACCACTGACTCGTCCGAGGACTACGACAGCCATCCGCAGTACAGTTTCGCCTACGATGTGCGCGATACATTGACCGGTGACGAAAAGCAGCAGGAGGAGAAGCGTGATGGCGATCTAGTGCAGGGACAGGTAAGTCGTATGGCGCAAAATGTTCATGAATATTTTAAAgggtaattaatttaatttaaatatttcctcACTCTTCTCCGCACAGTACTCGCTCGTTGAACCCGATGGCACTCGCCGTGTTGTGGAGTACACCGCTGACGACATCAATGGATTTAATGCCGTTGTATCTAAGCAGCTCGTTGACGAACGTTCTCGCGCCTCCGCCTCTGCCTCGGCCAGCGCTTCCTCATCGCGCTACAACAGCTTCGAAACCATACAATCGCAAATTCAGGCACAAGCCATCGCCGAAGCGCAAGCACAGGCCGCCTCCTATGCCGAAGCACAAGCGCTCGCCGAGGCTCAACTGCAGGCGCAAGCCAAGGCCCACGCCGAAGCCATGGCTCAGGTACAAAGCGATGCTGAATTGCAGGCGCGCATTCAAGCGGAGGCCCAGGCGCGCTCTCAGGCCCAGCAACTGATGGAGCAGTTTCAGCAGCAGTacaagcaacaacagcaacagcagcaggaaCAGCAGGAACAATTGGCACaattgcagcagcagcaacaacaacgccaacagcaacaacaacagctgcgTTCACAAATTCAGCAATCTCAGGAGCGTCTAACCAACGAGCAAGCGCTACTGATTTCGCAGTCTCTGCCCTCACGCACGCTGGGGCATAGTGTGCACGCCACAGTTGTCTCGCACCCGCCCACCATCCTTACGCGCACACCCAGCGGCAGCGTGTATGCACAGCAACGCGACATTACCACCCTGAAAGAGCTGCGCGATGGCACCCAACGGCAGATGATCGAACGCACTACGCTCCCGCAAATCGTCATCACCCAACCGGCTAGCGCCACGGTGCAGGCCCAGGTCATACACTCGCCGCTTTTGTTGGACGGCAGCACTGGCACGACGGGCATGCGCAGCGTCATCTCTACGAAAATCACCAACGCCGGCGGCAATAGTGGACGCAGCAGCAGTATTTCGCTCCGTGGGGACGCCGGACGCTTGAGTGCCACCGAACAGCTGCTCAACCAGCTGGATAACGACGGCGATGATACATTGACGCGCAGCAGCTTGAGGCTGCTTGGTGGCAGTAGCGCCAGTGGCAGTATCAAAGGACGCGGCGGTAGCGGCAGCAGTGGACTTAGCAGCTTCGATGGCAGTAGCAGCGGCTCCGATGAGCGGGGCAACAGCCGCGATGATAGTGGTCTGCGCAGCGGACTAAGGACGTCAAATCGACGATTGCAAACACTTTTCTCAAGCAGCGGCAGTGGGTCGAGCGGCAGCGCAAGTGGCAAGTCCACATGGTAAACGACAATAATAAGACAATAACAACAAGCACATTCAATTATTACATCAAAcgaaacacgaaaaaaaaaatatttaaatttcaacgTAGGTATGCGGAGAGTAGGACGAAAATGCAAACGAATGAGTAGAATAGTTAATaccataaaaaatgaatttagaaaaaatgaaaaaatttgtagcGGGGAGAAGTGAAAGATGAAGCTGAGAGCAATGAGCTGTATTCAAGTATTCGCGGAAAGTATTCAGGAGTTTAGTGTGATCAACAGTCAGTAACGATTTGGCAACAGACCCCAGCTAACGCACAACGGACTATGAGATGACAACAACGCCACCAGAAATGGCAATAACATAGATTTTAGCTTTAGCTAttagttttcctttattttttcctttttctcaaTAGCATTAATTTACTAACCCACTTGCGGTAGCGAACTTTTTATCTAGTTGAATTGAGCTTTTATATTCATGTATCTAACTGGGTTTTGGGAGAACTTTAACTGTCGCTTTTTGCTTACGCTGCATACCCTAGGGCGCGCGCGCTACATACTTACCAAGCCACCACTAACAAATGCTTCCACTACGCTTTTTACAAGAACACACAAACGTGAATACGAGACAAGAACGTGCACAGAGAACTGAGAATGCTGAGAGCGATGAGAGCGAGAAGAGCacaaatataaatgtaattaaCGCAAATACTTCTTGGATATTTAAATAACTGCAACTACTCATTTTACTTTGTGATTCAAACTAACTTTATTATCTAGCTTTGCAATATTTTAGAAGcagaatttatttgcttttttagttgaCTTATACTAATTGTATGAAGTTTGTTTTATCTCGTTGTCTTCTGTTACCtgttttatattcatattttgtaatgtttttaaaatatttttaacactttgttctttatattgcataatttttacttactaaccagttttcaattaaaacatatttttactaacaaatatttcaattgattaattatgcatttttatatattcaacATGTTCTCACATTTTAAGAATTTAGACTTTAAGTGCAACTTGCAATTTTTACATGGcatacaacaaaaaaccaaaaaaaaaaattactaaataaataaatgacttAATATTTGATAAGTTTGCAGCAACAAAAACTTAATACTGTTTTGTTTCTTGTGAACTGGAATTAAACGTAAAAACTAAGGAGGAATTTAGtcacaaatacagggtggccaGATAGtaatgatattattttaaataattttatttcagaaGCTTTCAAAGTTACCAATTGACAAACCGcttgaagcactgccagttctgAATGtggcttcaaaataaaattagacgAAATTTTATCTCCACTATTTTAGGTTAGTATCCTAAAAAAAAGTACTGAAGTGTTTTACCTAAACTAAGTATGTATTCAATTTCAGTTTCATCTGCATCTTGGTCTTCTTATCTCTATATCAACGTTAGTCTCCATTTATATCCTTTTCTTTGTCTTTATCTCCCTCTTAGTCTTAATCCTTATCTttctttatctctatctctatctttatctctatctctatctctatccctatccctacctctatctctatctctatctctatcgctATCTCCATCTCTACCTCTACcgctatctctatctctatctctaccgCTATCTCTATTTCTATtgctatctctatctctatccctatctctaacactatttctatctctatctttatccctatctccatctctatctctatttctatctctttctctatccCTATCTCCATTTctcctatttctatttctatcttTATCCCTATCTCCAtttctatctctatctttatccctatctccatctctatttctatctcaatctctatctctgtccctgtctctatccctatccctaCCTCTATCTCTATCGCTATCTCTAGCTCTATCTCTATTGCTATCTCTATATCTAtccctatctctatctctatctctatctctattcctatctctatctttatccCTATATCCATCTCTATTTCTAtctctatccctatccctatctctATGTCTATATCTATtgctatctctatctctatccctatctctaacactatttctatctctatctttatccctatctctatttctatccctatccctacctctatctctatctctatctctatctctatctctatctctatcgctATCTCCATCTCTACCTCTACcgctatctctatctctatctctaccgCTATCTCTATTTCTATtgctatctctatctctatccctatctctaacactatttctatctctatctttatccctatctccatctctatctctttctctatccCTATCTCCATTTctcctatttctatttctatcttTATCCCTATCTCCAtttctatctctatctttatccctatctccatctctatttctatctcaatctctatctctgtccctgtctctatccctatccctatccctatccctacctctatctccatctctatttctatctccgtctctatctctatctctatccctatctctatccctatccctatctctATGTCCATATTTATCTCTACCACTATTTCCATCTCTCTTTTTTTTAGTAGGAGGAAGGCATCGAAAGCCTATGGCCATTGTGTGTGGCAACGACCGGTCCATGAACGTCGGGAATACTGGTTGTGCTGCTCTCGGACCTTTAACTATCTTCATCGCCACCTTATATGCTTTTCTCCATGAGTGCTCTTCTGCGCCGCCCTCAGCTTCTTAAAACATTCTCGTTTACTAGCTTTTACTGCCGCTTTGAGAGCTGATTTTAATACACACTTCTATCTCTACCATCTCCAcctttatctttatctctatctttCTAGCCGAGCGCAGCATAAAAACTCAAAACCAAGCACAGCAGGTGTAGCCATCAATGGAATTTATTTCCCACAAATCAGTCTaccaaattaatttataaaaattaaaaagaaacataAACTTACACATCCACTTACACAAATTTAACATTATATAGTTATATAAAGAGCAGCGTACAAAAAGATTAGAAAATATTACATTTCGCTCGCCCAAACTTCATCTTAACCTCAATTCTCACAGTTCTCATCATTTTTTTCTGCCGTATCGTCTGCCGCTTTCTTTTCACCGCCGGTATTATCTTTCGACTTCTGCATTTCTTCATTATTCTCCTTGCACTCTTTTGCCTCCTTAGCGGCATCTTTGGGCGCACCCGCGCCCGCACTACCACCTTCCAGACAATCGTCCTCAACACGTTCGGCTGCGTACAGCACCCCACCCTCCGCGCATTTGGCATTATCCAATGTGGCCCTCTGCAGTTCGTAAAACGAGAAACGATGATAGGCATAGTACTCGGGATTCTTGTAGGCTTTGCATTTATGTGCCCCTGGACCAAGAACCTCTTTAGGATCGCTAAGTGCTTTGTAGGCAGTGACTGGCAGGAAGTCGGGTGGGGTGAATGCGTCGTTTTTAAATGGAGAAGATGAGTTTGGCTCTGCAGTTTGGGACGTTCCTGAGGGACAACATTTGTCCGCTACATAGCGTTTCAGTTGAGTCGGATTCAAAGGTAGATTTCTTAGAACACTTTgcgaaaaatttgcaaactttGAAGTGCGGCacatcattttaatatttacatatattttgtttttccaatttccactaatttaaaaattttcaaaaattatcaagaaattttcaatatttttcggtgatttaatcaaaaatatgaTTAAAAGTTTTTGGCATAATGAAGGAAACCTacacaatttcgaaaaaaaactatGGGAAGTAGGTTTTcaacatgattcaattattatttattattgaatcatgggttctcatattttattataaataatttatattgttAGTATTGGTCCAATGAGTGCATATAAAAATTGCAAGCCGTCTCCTTGAATTAGAAAtctgaaattattatattatggcGCACTGCTTAACTAACAATAATGCAGCACAAGAAGTGTCGTTAAAGCAGTTCCGGAATTACTTTGCCGTCGCTTCCTGATTTTATCCAACGCAAAAACCGTAAGCGAATTGTACGCTGCCGGTGTGGGTCGGTGCTAACTGAGCTGCCACATCGTATATTATTACATTATAGGAATATTATATCTATGGTCGAAAGGGTAGTTGGACATTACTATTCTCTGGTTGTACGTAGCCACCATTGCTGAATTTTTGTGCTAGCCTGCTCAAGTAAAAAATCTTAACAGTAATTTaagtaaattgttttttgagaagtttattatgttattattatttattaaatgtataataaaggaaaaacttaacagaatttatatacataaaaaggCCAGGGCTTAAAAggctttataaatttaaataaggaCTAACGATagtaagaaaattcaaaaattatgcgTAGGGTTTCGTATTTAGCAAAATGGCAGAAATCGCAGATGAACTTACGCGGTATAAACTGATCATACACATATGCCCTGCAGGAAATACGATGGAAAAACTATTGTGAGATAAGAAAGAGAATTTACCTTATAGACTATAGCGGGCCTCAGATACAGAGCTTAAGGCTTCTACGTTGaccacaaaacaagaaaattcatAATAGATTTCTCACcaataaattaaagaatttgCTACCTAAGACTGAAAGGAAACTTTCAAAACTCCTCCTTAATCACTGTTTATACTCCCACTGAAGAAAGCGCGGAAAGCGTAAAAGGCGAATTTTATGATCTACTAAAACCATTTTGCAGCAAAATTAGCACACTTGACTTGCTGCTTGTCATATACCTATGACTGTAAtgcaaaatttggcagagaGAAAATTTTCTCTCCATGAAACTTCGCCGCTGCACATAATCTATGGATCGGAAGTAGTAAATGCTCTACTACATAAACGAATACATCGCCAAACATGGAAATAAATCCAAATGAGACTACATACAACAAGCCGTTCCAGCTCACTTATTATGGCGAAGTGTAGAAGTGAATTAAAGAGTGCGTTTATAAAACTAGAAAGAGTAATAAGAATTACTTGACCAAAAATTAACACAGAGAACGGTTTAAGGCATGATGACCTGCTGATCGGAGACGATGCATTCGAGACTGTACAAGAATTTACCTATCTGGGTAGcaaaatatcagccaataaCAATACATCATTGACAATAAATGATAGAGTTTTAACAGCAAAGAAGTCTTACTTTTCTAATTTGAAGCTGCTTAAGTCTAAATTATTATCTCCCGATCAAAAGTTAAGGACATAGTCGTACAAAACCTTCATCCGCCCCGGGCATACCTATGCTTGCGAACTATGGACGCTAAAAATTACTGGCACTAATCAGCTAATGGCATTTGAAGGAAGAATATTGCGAAAAATAGATGGACCTGTAAGACTACAAGACGGTACCCATCGAATTACATAGATATAATTATGAGCTGGAACTATTAGCAAAACACGAAACTGtgggaagatttataaaatctcagaggatAAGATGGCTCGGCCAAGTGTTTAGAATGCCAAaggagagaacaactcgaaaggcagCTGAATTACACCATGTTAGAGGCCAAAGAAGAGGACGCCTcagaaagagatggctcgaagacgtgGAGTTGACCGTGAATCGCTAAACGTGGGGTAGATAGAGACAAATGGCgaaaggttgtgaatgaagcgatggttcaccaaggactgtgatgctaCAAAAAAGAAGTAGTACATATTTAGAATGCCACTgagaaaaacatttcatttggcTCCTAAGTCGACTTAAGCTACTATGACAATCGACCACAGATATGATCtaacaatttaattattataccaaatgaggagctttttcatggcagaagtacactcggaggtttgccattgcctgcggagggacgaccgctattagataaaACTTTGTCTTCCTTTTGGTGTTTCGTGtacggaaattcgaacctacgcacttcgaAATGGTAGTCACATACTTCGAATAATTCTTCGCTTGCAGACTAGACGAAATTCTGTGTGCGATTGGAACATCAGATTTTGTAACTAAaccgaatatatttttttagtatactTAGCCAATATTATAAAATCCAAAAGGCTTCCAAAATCTAAAAACATACACTTGGCTAAATACTGGTATCCTTATATTTTAAGACATTATAACAAATATTCTTAATTTAGCTACACC harbors:
- the LOC129247706 gene encoding uncharacterized protein LOC129247706, which translates into the protein MKRFYYVLCVCLLSCNVVRASFSHLQAIDFSQLQQQQKSSLTQQQQQDQQSSEQTDTTTDSSEDYDSHPQYSFAYDVRDTLTGDEKQQEEKRDGDLVQGQYSLVEPDGTRRVVEYTADDINGFNAVVSKQLVDERSRASASASASASSSRYNSFETIQSQIQAQAIAEAQAQAASYAEAQALAEAQLQAQAKAHAEAMAQVQSDAELQARIQAEAQARSQAQQLMEQFQQQYKQQQQQQQEQQEQLAQLQQQQQQRQQQQQQLRSQIQQSQERLTNEQALLISQSLPSRTLGHSVHATVVSHPPTILTRTPSGSVYAQQRDITTLKELRDGTQRQMIERTTLPQIVITQPASATVQAQVIHSPLLLDGSTGTTGMRSVISTKITNAGGNSGRSSSISLRGDAGRLSATEQLLNQLDNDGDDTLTRSSLRLLGGSSASGSIKGRGGSGSSGLSSFDGSSSGSDERGNSRDDSGLRSGLRTSNRRLQTLFSSSGSGSSGSASGKSTW
- the LOC129248029 gene encoding uncharacterized protein LOC129248029, producing MMCRTSKFANFSQSVLRNLPLNPTQLKRYVADKCCPSGTSQTAEPNSSSPFKNDAFTPPDFLPVTAYKALSDPKEVLGPGAHKCKAYKNPEYYAYHRFSFYELQRATLDNAKCAEGGVLYAAERVEDDCLEGGSAGAGAPKDAAKEAKECKENNEEMQKSKDNTGGEKKAADDTAEKNDENCEN